From a single Desulfonatronovibrio hydrogenovorans DSM 9292 genomic region:
- a CDS encoding complex I subunit 5 family protein translates to MTWLLAVFFPLVIAALYLIPSRGPLLGFRLLGAAALPALILALTAPYTFFFETEIFLLGLKFGIDPLTAPFLLVTALGWTAAGLFTSLGARNNLSRPGFGAMFLLAMCGNLGLVAARDAVSFYAFFALMTFSAYSLVVHSGSHPAQRAGRIYLIMAVLGEGLLIAGLMMAVSMSTGHYFTDITRAVSEISQYHAIYWLFFVGFGIKAGLIFLHCWLPLAHPAAPTPASAVLSASMIKAGLLGWINFFPVGHVSLTLWGWAFMILGLGGAMFGVLAGLREDNPKIILAYSSISQMGLISFAFGMVLHHESQWLLAWSALALLVLSHGLAKCALFLGVSILKSWGWPVMGKPVLILLLAIPALVLAGFPMTGGSGAKHLLKEAGTTAGISWLTTAPLFLSSVLTTLLMFHFLKQTTRIAKFEPGPALQLFSWLLLVGAVLSLPLIFTVLFPGHPGTWLTKEIILASIWPILLGGAVYLFFGRTVEKISFRTMKFLPDMAGLIDAAWHHLNSRLRQSTVFDSDLVKMNFTRYTDWIIRSSTVVRNSHELEKKAGAWTCFGFFFMLLILVLTTLAMIDWRPSG, encoded by the coding sequence ATGACCTGGCTTCTGGCTGTGTTTTTCCCCCTGGTGATTGCTGCACTGTACCTGATCCCTTCAAGAGGTCCCCTCCTTGGGTTCCGACTTCTGGGAGCAGCAGCCCTGCCTGCGCTCATCCTTGCTCTGACTGCACCTTATACATTCTTTTTTGAAACTGAGATATTCCTGCTGGGCTTGAAGTTCGGAATCGACCCTTTAACAGCCCCGTTTCTGCTGGTTACCGCCCTGGGGTGGACCGCAGCAGGACTATTCACATCCCTGGGAGCCAGAAACAATCTTTCCCGGCCCGGCTTTGGAGCCATGTTTTTGCTGGCCATGTGCGGAAACCTGGGCCTGGTGGCAGCCCGGGATGCTGTCTCGTTTTATGCCTTTTTTGCCCTGATGACGTTTTCAGCCTACAGCCTGGTGGTCCATTCAGGCAGTCATCCGGCCCAAAGGGCCGGCCGGATATATCTGATAATGGCTGTACTGGGTGAAGGTCTCTTGATCGCCGGGTTGATGATGGCTGTTTCCATGAGCACCGGACATTATTTTACAGATATCACCAGGGCGGTTTCTGAAATATCCCAATATCATGCAATATACTGGCTTTTTTTCGTCGGCTTTGGAATCAAGGCCGGGCTGATCTTTCTTCACTGCTGGCTCCCCCTTGCCCACCCGGCGGCTCCCACGCCGGCCAGTGCTGTTCTGAGTGCATCCATGATCAAGGCCGGACTCCTGGGATGGATTAATTTTTTTCCAGTAGGTCATGTTTCCTTAACTTTGTGGGGATGGGCATTCATGATCCTGGGTCTGGGTGGAGCCATGTTCGGGGTGCTGGCCGGGCTCAGGGAGGATAATCCCAAAATCATTCTGGCATATTCAAGCATAAGTCAGATGGGTCTGATCAGTTTTGCCTTTGGAATGGTCCTGCACCACGAATCTCAATGGCTTCTGGCCTGGTCAGCCCTGGCCCTGCTGGTTCTCAGCCACGGCTTGGCCAAGTGTGCCCTTTTTCTTGGTGTTTCCATTTTAAAATCCTGGGGCTGGCCGGTCATGGGGAAGCCTGTCCTGATCCTGCTTCTGGCAATCCCGGCTCTGGTCCTGGCCGGTTTCCCCATGACCGGCGGATCAGGAGCCAAGCACCTGCTCAAAGAGGCCGGGACAACCGCAGGAATATCCTGGCTGACCACTGCCCCGCTTTTCCTATCTTCAGTCCTGACCACCTTGCTCATGTTCCATTTTTTAAAACAAACAACCCGGATCGCAAAATTTGAACCAGGGCCTGCTCTTCAGCTTTTTTCCTGGCTGCTGCTTGTAGGGGCCGTTCTAAGTCTTCCTTTGATATTTACAGTCCTGTTTCCGGGTCATCCGGGAACATGGTTGACAAAAGAAATTATTCTAGCTTCGATCTGGCCGATACTGCTGGGAGGGGCAGTTTATCTTTTTTTCGGCCGGACTGTGGAAAAAATATCCTTCAGGACTATGAAATTTCTGCCGGACATGGCTGGGCTGATCGATGCTGCCTGGCACCATCTTAATTCCAGGCTAAGGCAAAGTACTGTTTTTGATTCAGACCTGGTTAAAATGAACTTTACCAGGTACACTGACTGGATAATAAGAAGCAGCACCGTAGTCCGTAACTCCCATGAACTGGAGAAAAAAGCCGGGGCATGGACCTGCTTTGGCTTCTTTTTCATGCTGCTGATCCTGGTCTTGACCACTCTGGCCATGATTGACTGGCGGCCCAGTGGCTAG
- a CDS encoding Na+/H+ antiporter subunit E, whose translation MNRTDSSRLFSGYGRTIPFLKSVLLRWFIFGIIWWGLSEGQWREPWAAFFFISAAALLSALLVPFQKISLRGLLSFIPFFVHLSIMGGIDVASRAIRPSMPLRTGFFQYSISLEHPTARVIFIWVVSLLPGTASVQLKEDLLQIHVLDRQLSHQKRLHELEEHIKSLFRN comes from the coding sequence TTGAACAGAACCGACAGCTCAAGACTTTTTTCCGGATATGGCCGGACCATTCCTTTTCTAAAGAGTGTTCTTCTTCGATGGTTCATCTTTGGAATTATCTGGTGGGGGCTTTCCGAAGGACAGTGGCGGGAGCCTTGGGCAGCATTTTTTTTTATTTCAGCTGCTGCCTTGCTCAGTGCCCTGCTTGTCCCTTTTCAGAAAATCAGTTTAAGGGGGCTTCTTTCCTTTATTCCGTTTTTTGTACATCTGTCCATAATGGGCGGCATAGACGTTGCCTCCAGGGCAATCAGGCCATCCATGCCCTTGCGGACAGGCTTTTTCCAGTATTCCATCAGCTTAGAACACCCCACAGCCAGGGTGATCTTTATCTGGGTGGTCAGCCTTCTTCCTGGAACAGCCAGTGTTCAACTTAAAGAAGATCTGCTGCAGATCCATGTACTTGATCGCCAGCTCTCCCACCAAAAAAGGCTGCATGAACTGGAAGAACACATAAAATCCCTTTTCAGGAATTAA
- the rimP gene encoding ribosome maturation factor RimP — MNNHQETKEKIIQLAETNSRILGLELWGVEYFPGPGGKKGIVRIFVDSDQGVSIDECAELSRQISVVLDVEDIVPGSYTLEVSSPGIDRIFFHPFQMEKFIGQKLKVTLNQPRQGRKNYSGSLIKVEKNRLVIQSESGDSWDFDWDDAEKIRLTG, encoded by the coding sequence ATGAATAATCATCAGGAAACCAAAGAAAAAATCATCCAACTGGCTGAGACCAATTCTCGGATTCTGGGTCTTGAGCTATGGGGTGTTGAATACTTTCCAGGACCAGGTGGAAAAAAAGGAATAGTCAGGATATTTGTCGACTCTGACCAAGGCGTGTCCATAGATGAATGCGCTGAACTCAGCAGACAGATAAGCGTGGTGTTGGACGTGGAAGATATTGTACCTGGATCTTACACCCTTGAAGTTTCATCACCCGGTATTGACAGGATCTTTTTTCATCCTTTTCAAATGGAAAAATTTATCGGACAGAAATTGAAAGTAACCCTGAACCAGCCAAGACAAGGCAGGAAGAATTATTCAGGTTCCCTGATCAAAGTTGAAAAGAACAGGCTGGTCATTCAGTCTGAATCAGGTGACTCCTGGGATTTTGACTGGGATGATGCTGAAAAAATCAGGCTGACCGGGTAA